A region of Eschrichtius robustus isolate mEscRob2 chromosome 19, mEscRob2.pri, whole genome shotgun sequence DNA encodes the following proteins:
- the BICRA gene encoding BRD4-interacting chromatin-remodeling complex-associated protein isoform X1, with protein MDDEDGRCLLDVICDPQALNDFLHGSEKLDSDDLLDNPGEAQSAFYEGPGLHVQEASGNHLNPEPSQPAPSVDLDFLEDDILGSPAAGGGGGGGGGADQPCDILQQSLQEANITEQTLEAEAELDLGPFQLPTLQPADGGAGPAGAGGAAAVAAGPQALFPGGADLLGLQGPPTVLTHQALVPPQDVVSKALSVQPFLQPVGLGNVTLQPIPGLQGLPNGSPGGAAAATLGLAPIQVVGQPVMALNPPTSQLLAKQVPVSGYLASAAGPSEPVTLASAGVSPQGAGLVIQKNLSAAVATTLNGNSVFGGAGAATAAASGAPSGQPLAVAPGLGTSPLVPAPNVILHRTPTPIQPKPAGVLPPKLYQLTPKPFGPAGATLTIQGEAGGLPQQPKAPQNLTFMAAGKAGQNVVLSGFPAPALQANVFKQPPATTTGAAPPQPPGAPSKPVSVHLLNQGGSIVIPAQHVLPGQNQFLLPGTSAVQLPQPLSALPANVGGQILAAAAPHAGGQLIANPILTNQNLAGPLSLGPVLAPHSGAHSAAHILSAAPIQVGQPALFQMPVSLAAGSLPTQSQPAPTGPAATTVLQGVTLPPSAVAMLNAPDGLVQPATPAAAAGEAAPVLAVQTAPQASPAVSTPLPLGLQQPQAQQQQQSAQGPAPQAAPAQASTPQPSPGLASSPEKIVLGQPPSAAATAILTQDSLQMFLPQERSQQPLSTEGPHLSVPASVIVSAPPPAQDPALTTPVTKGAGLGPQAPDSQASPAPAPQIPAAAPLKGPGPSSSPSLPHQAPLGDSPHLPSPHPPRPPSRPPSRPHSRPPSQPQSLSRPPSEPALHPCPPPQAPPTLPSIFVIQNQLGVPPPASTPAPTAPGPPQPPLRPPSQPLEGPLAPASTSSVVASSSETSSRLPAPTPPDFQLQFPPGQGPHKSPTPPPTLHLVPEPAAPPPPPPRTFQMVATPFPALPQPKALLERFHQVPSGIILQSKAVGAPAAPQTSASLGPLGSPTASGLVSGQAPSGTSTAPSHAPAPAPVATAGLPPLLPAESKAFASNLPTLTVAKAAASGPGKSSGLQYESKLSSLKKPPILQPSKEACFLEHLHKHQGSVLHPDYKTAFPSFEDALHRLLPYHVYQGALPSPNDYHKVDEEFETVSTQLLKRTQAMLNKYRLLLLEESRRVSPSAEMVMIDRMFIQEEKTTLALDKQLAKEKPDEYVSSSRSLGLPIAASSEGHRLPSHGPSPSSASGAPTQPPLHLPTKLVIRHGGAGGSPSVSWARASSSSLSSAASSLDADEDGPMPSRNRPPIKTYEARSRIGLKLKIKQEAGLSKVVHNTALDPVHQTPPPPPAALKAAEPPPRPPPPPPPATGQMNGTVDHPPPPAAADRKPPPPAPHCPRLPLRKTYRENVEAPGSGAAEGAAAGRARSGSPAPLPTKVDEATSGLIRELAAVEDELYQRMLKGAPADPAAGAGQGSGSREPGWEAPPLPPAKRRKSESPDVDQASFSSDSPQDDTLTEHLQSAIDSILNLQQAPGRTPAPPYPHAAPAAVTSASPTPLHRPEAYPPSSHNGGLGARTLNR; from the exons ATGGATGATGAGGATGGGAGATGCTTACTAGACGTGATTTG tgACCCTCAGGCCCTCAATGACTTCTTACATGGATCTGAGAAG CTTGACAGTGATGACCTCCTGGATAATCCCGGGGAGGCCCAAAGTGCCTTCTATGAAGGTCCTGGG CTCCACGTGCAAGAAGCTTCTGGCAACCACTTGAACCCAGAGCCCAGCCAGCCGGCCCCCAGCGTGGACCTCGACTTCCTGGAAGATGATATCCTGGGCTCGCCGGCggcggggggcggcggcgggggcggcgggggcgccGACCAGCCCTGTGACATCCTCCAGCAGAGCCTGCAGGAGGCGAACATCACCGAGCAGACGCTCGAAGCTGAGGCCGAGCTGGACCTGGGCCCCTTCCAGCTGCCCACCCTGCAGCCTGCGGATGGCGGGGCCGGCCCAGCGGGGGCCGGAGGGGCTGCCGCCGTGGCCGCGGGGCCCCAGGCCCTCTTCCCGGGTGGCGCTGACCTGCTGGGGCTGCAGGGCCCGCCCACCGTGCTGACCCACCAGGCCCTGGTGCCGCCCCAGGACGTGGTCAGCAAAGCCCTCAGTGTCCAGCCCTTCCTGCAGCCCGTGGGCCTGGGCAACGTGACCCTGCAGCCCATCCCAGGCCTTCAGGGCCTGCCCAACGGCAGCCCCGGGGGCGCCGCGGCGGCTACTCTTGGCCTGGCTCCCATCCAGGTGGTGGGCCAGCCTGTCATGGCACTCAACCCGCCCACCTCCCAGCTCCTGGCCAAGCAGGTGCCAGTCAGCGGTTATCTGGCCTCGGCAGCTGGCCCTTCAGAGCCAGTGACCCTGGCATCGGCCGGAGTCTCGCCGCAGGGGGCTGGCCTGGTCATCCAGAAGAACCTCTCTGCCGCTGTGGCCACCACGCTCAACGGGAACTCGGTGTTCGGAGGGGCGGGAGCCGCCACGGCCGCGGCCAGCGGGGCGCCCTCGGGACAGCCACTGGCGGTGGCCCCGGGCCTCGGCACGTCGCCACTGGTTCCGGCGCCCAACGTGATCCTGCACCGCACGCCCACGCCCATCCAGCCCAAGCCTGCCGGCGTGCTGCCCCCCAAGCTCTACCAGCTGACACCCAAGCCGTTCGGCCCCGCGGGCGCCACGCTCACCATCCAGGGCGAGGCAGGGGGCCTCCCGCAGCAGCCCAAGGCCCCCCAGAACCTGACTTTCATGGCGGCGGGCAAGGCCGGCCAGAACGTGGTGCTGTCGGGCTTCCCGGCGCCCGCCCTGCAGGCGAACGTCTTCAAGCAGCCGCCCGCCACCACCACGGGTGCGGCCCCGCCGCAGCCCCCCGGGGCCCCGAGCAAGCCCGTGAGCGTGCACCTCCTGAACCAAGGCGGCAGCATTGTCATTCCCGCCCAGCACGTGCTGCCGGGCCAGAACCAGTTTTTGCTGCCCGGCACGTCGGCAGTCCAGCTCCCCCAGCCGCTCTCGGCCCTGCCGGCCAACGTGGGCGGGCAGATCCTGGCGGCCGCGGCCCCGCATGCGGGCGGACAGCTCATTGCCAACCCCATCCTCACCAACCAGAACCTGGCGGGCCCGCTGAGCCTGGGCCCCGTGCTGGCCCCCCACTCCGGGGCCCACAGCGCAGCCCACATCCTCTCGGCCGCCCCCATCCAGGTGGGCCAGCCAGCGCTCTTCCAGATGCCCGTGTCGCTGGCCGCGGGCAGCCTGCCCACACAGAGCCAGCCGGCACCCACCGGCCCCGCCGCCACTACCGTCCTCCAGGGGGTCACTCTGCCCCCCAGCGCCGTGGCTATGCTCAACGCCCCCGACGGtctggtgcagcccgccaccccagccgccgccgccggggaGGCCGCGCCTGTCCTTGCGGTGCAGACGGCGCCCCAGGCGTCCCCCGCGGTCAGCACGCCGCTGCCTCTGGGCCTCCAGCAGCCGCAGGCACAGCAACAGCAGCAGTCCGCACAGGGCCCCGCCCCGCAGGCCGCCCCAGCTCAGGCCTccaccccccagcccagcccaggcctggcgTCCAGCCCGGAGAAGATTGTCCTGGGGCAGCCGCCCTCTGCCGCCGCCACGGCCATCCTCACTCAGGACTCCCTGCAGATGTTCCTGCCCCAG GAGAGGAGCCAGCAGCCCCTCTCCACAGAGGGCCCCCACCTCTCCGTGCCCGCCTCGGTCATAGTCAGCGCCCCGCCTCCCGCCCAAGACCCAGCCCTGACCACCCCCGTCACCAAAGGAGCCGGCCTTGGCCCTCAGGCCCCCGACAGCCAGGCCTCCCCAGCGCCAGCCCCCCAG atCCCAGCAGCGGCTCCGCTGAAGGGCCCAGGCCCCTCCTCATCCCCATCACTACCTCACCAGGCCCCTCTGGGAGACAGCCCTCAcctgccctccccacaccctccACGGCCCCCTTCCCGCCCGCCCTCCCGACCCCACTCTCGCCCACCTTCACAGCCCCAGAGCTTGTCCCGCCCACCCTCAGAGCCCGCCCTGCACCCTTGCCCTCCGCCCCAGGCCCCCCCCACTCTGCCTAGCATCTTTGTCATCCAGAACCAGCTGGGCGTGCCCCCACCTGCGAGCACGCCGGCCCCCACTGCCCCAGGCCCACCGCAGCCCCCTCTGCGACCCCCGTCCCAGCCCTTGGAGGGGCCGCTGGCCCCAGCCTCCACCTCCTCTGTCGTGGCCTCCTCCTCCGAGACGTCCTCCAGGCTGCCAGCCCCCACGCCGCCTGACTTCCAGCTCCAGTTCCCCCCTGGCCAGGGGCCCCACAAGTCCCCCACGCCCCCTCCGACCCTCCACCTGGTCCCCGAGCCCGCAGCGCCCCCCCCACCGCCTCCTCGGACCTTCCAGATGGTGGCCACCCCCTTCCCGGCGCTGCCCCAGCCGAAGGCTCTTCTCGAGAGATTTCACCAG GTGCCGTCCGGAATCATTCTCCAGAGCAAGGCTGTGGGTGCCCCCGCCGCCCCACAGACCTCCGCCAGCCTGGGGCCCCTCGGCAGCCCCACCGCCTCCGGGCTGGTCAGCGGGCAGGCCCCATCTGGGACCTCCACCGCCCCCAGCCATGCCCCGGCCCCGGCGCCCGTGGCCACTGCAG gcctccctcctcTGCTTCCCGCCGAGAGCAAAGCCTTTGCCAGCAACCTCCCGACCCTGACTGTGGCCAAGGCCGCTGCATCtgggccagggaagtcctctgggcTGCAG taTGAAAGCAAGTTGAGCAGCCTGAAGAAACCACCTATCCTTCAGCCCAGCAAAGAAGCCTG cttccTGGAGCATTTGCACAAACATCAGGGCTCCGTCCTGCACCCTGACTACAAGACGGCCTTCCCCTCCTTTGAGGACGCCCTGCATCGCCTCCTGCCCTACCACGTCTACCAgggtgccctcccctcccccaacgaCTACCACAAAG TGGACGAGGAGTTTGAGACGGTCTCCACGCAGCTGCTGAAACGCACCCAGgccatgctcaataaataccgcCTCCTGCTCTTGGAGGAGTCCCGG AGGGTGAGCCCCTCAGCGGAGATGGTAATGATCGACCGAATGTTCATTCAGGAGGAGAAGACCACGCTGGCCTTGGACAAGCAGCTGGCCAAGGAGAAGCCTG ATGAGTATGTGTCTTCCTCGCGTTCCCTCGGGCTCCCCATCGCCGCCTCTTCCGAGGGACACCGGCTCCCCAGCCACGGCCCATCACCGTCCTCGGCGTCTGGGGCCCCGACCCAACCCCCTCTGCACCTGCCCACCAAGCTGGTGATCCGGCACGGTGGGGCGGGCGGCTCCCCTTCCGTGAGCTGGGCCCGGgcgtcctcctcctccctgtcctCCGCTGCCTCCTCCCTGGACGCCGACGAGGACGGCCCGATGCCCTCCCGCAACCGCCCGCCCATCAAGACCTATGAGGCCAGGAGCCGCATCGGCCTCAAGCTCAAGATCAAACAGGAAGCCGGACTCAGCAAGGTCGTGCACAACACAGCCCTGGACCCGGTGCACCAGACCCCGCCGCCACCCCCCGCCGCCCTCAAGGCGGCCgagcccccgccccggcccccgccgccgccgccccccgccACCGGCCAGATGAACGGCACAGTGGACCACCCGCCGCCGCCGGCCGCCGCCGACCGcaagccgccgccgccggccccccaCTGCCCTCGCCTGCCCCTCCGCAAGACCTACCGCGAGAACGTGGAGGCCCCGGGCAGCGGGGCGGCCGAGGGGGCGGCGGCGGGCAGAGCCCGGAGTGGCAGCCCGGCCCCGCTGCCCACCAAAGTGGACGAGGCCACCAGCGGGCTCATCCGCGAGCTGGCGGCGGTGGAGGACGAGCTGTACCAGCGCATGCTGAAGGGCGCCCCGGCCGACCCCGCGGCCGGCGCCGGGCAGGGCAGCGGCAGCCGGGAGCCCGGCTGGGAGGCGCCCCCGCTGCCCCCGGCCAAGCGGCGCAAGTCCGAGTCGCCCGACGTGGACCAGGCCAGCTTCTCCAGCGACAGCCCGCAGGACGACACGCTCACGGAACACCTCCAGAGCGCCATCGACAGCATCCTGAACCTCCAACAGGCCCCCGGCCGGACGCCCGCACCCCCGTACCCACACGCCGCCCCGGCGGCGGTCACGTCTGCCTCCCCGACGCCCCTGCACAGGCCGGAGGCCTACCCGCCCTCCAGTCACAACGGTGGCCTCGGCGCCAGGACGTTGAACAGATAA
- the BICRA gene encoding BRD4-interacting chromatin-remodeling complex-associated protein isoform X3, with the protein MDDEDGRCLLDVICDPQALNDFLHGSEKLDSDDLLDNPGEAQSAFYEGPGLHVQEASGNHLNPEPSQPAPSVDLDFLEDDILGSPAAGGGGGGGGGADQPCDILQQSLQEANITEQTLEAEAELDLGPFQLPTLQPADGGAGPAGAGGAAAVAAGPQALFPGGADLLGLQGPPTVLTHQALVPPQDVVSKALSVQPFLQPVGLGNVTLQPIPGLQGLPNGSPGGAAAATLGLAPIQVVGQPVMALNPPTSQLLAKQVPVSGYLASAAGPSEPVTLASAGVSPQGAGLVIQKNLSAAVATTLNGNSVFGGAGAATAAASGAPSGQPLAVAPGLGTSPLVPAPNVILHRTPTPIQPKPAGVLPPKLYQLTPKPFGPAGATLTIQGEAGGLPQQPKAPQNLTFMAAGKAGQNVVLSGFPAPALQANVFKQPPATTTGAAPPQPPGAPSKPVSVHLLNQGGSIVIPAQHVLPGQNQFLLPGTSAVQLPQPLSALPANVGGQILAAAAPHAGGQLIANPILTNQNLAGPLSLGPVLAPHSGAHSAAHILSAAPIQVGQPALFQMPVSLAAGSLPTQSQPAPTGPAATTVLQGVTLPPSAVAMLNAPDGLVQPATPAAAAGEAAPVLAVQTAPQASPAVSTPLPLGLQQPQAQQQQQSAQGPAPQAAPAQASTPQPSPGLASSPEKIVLGQPPSAAATAILTQDSLQMFLPQIPAAAPLKGPGPSSSPSLPHQAPLGDSPHLPSPHPPRPPSRPPSRPHSRPPSQPQSLSRPPSEPALHPCPPPQAPPTLPSIFVIQNQLGVPPPASTPAPTAPGPPQPPLRPPSQPLEGPLAPASTSSVVASSSETSSRLPAPTPPDFQLQFPPGQGPHKSPTPPPTLHLVPEPAAPPPPPPRTFQMVATPFPALPQPKALLERFHQVPSGIILQSKAVGAPAAPQTSASLGPLGSPTASGLVSGQAPSGTSTAPSHAPAPAPVATAGLPPLLPAESKAFASNLPTLTVAKAAASGPGKSSGLQYESKLSSLKKPPILQPSKEACFLEHLHKHQGSVLHPDYKTAFPSFEDALHRLLPYHVYQGALPSPNDYHKVDEEFETVSTQLLKRTQAMLNKYRLLLLEESRRVSPSAEMVMIDRMFIQEEKTTLALDKQLAKEKPDEYVSSSRSLGLPIAASSEGHRLPSHGPSPSSASGAPTQPPLHLPTKLVIRHGGAGGSPSVSWARASSSSLSSAASSLDADEDGPMPSRNRPPIKTYEARSRIGLKLKIKQEAGLSKVVHNTALDPVHQTPPPPPAALKAAEPPPRPPPPPPPATGQMNGTVDHPPPPAAADRKPPPPAPHCPRLPLRKTYRENVEAPGSGAAEGAAAGRARSGSPAPLPTKVDEATSGLIRELAAVEDELYQRMLKGAPADPAAGAGQGSGSREPGWEAPPLPPAKRRKSESPDVDQASFSSDSPQDDTLTEHLQSAIDSILNLQQAPGRTPAPPYPHAAPAAVTSASPTPLHRPEAYPPSSHNGGLGARTLNR; encoded by the exons ATGGATGATGAGGATGGGAGATGCTTACTAGACGTGATTTG tgACCCTCAGGCCCTCAATGACTTCTTACATGGATCTGAGAAG CTTGACAGTGATGACCTCCTGGATAATCCCGGGGAGGCCCAAAGTGCCTTCTATGAAGGTCCTGGG CTCCACGTGCAAGAAGCTTCTGGCAACCACTTGAACCCAGAGCCCAGCCAGCCGGCCCCCAGCGTGGACCTCGACTTCCTGGAAGATGATATCCTGGGCTCGCCGGCggcggggggcggcggcgggggcggcgggggcgccGACCAGCCCTGTGACATCCTCCAGCAGAGCCTGCAGGAGGCGAACATCACCGAGCAGACGCTCGAAGCTGAGGCCGAGCTGGACCTGGGCCCCTTCCAGCTGCCCACCCTGCAGCCTGCGGATGGCGGGGCCGGCCCAGCGGGGGCCGGAGGGGCTGCCGCCGTGGCCGCGGGGCCCCAGGCCCTCTTCCCGGGTGGCGCTGACCTGCTGGGGCTGCAGGGCCCGCCCACCGTGCTGACCCACCAGGCCCTGGTGCCGCCCCAGGACGTGGTCAGCAAAGCCCTCAGTGTCCAGCCCTTCCTGCAGCCCGTGGGCCTGGGCAACGTGACCCTGCAGCCCATCCCAGGCCTTCAGGGCCTGCCCAACGGCAGCCCCGGGGGCGCCGCGGCGGCTACTCTTGGCCTGGCTCCCATCCAGGTGGTGGGCCAGCCTGTCATGGCACTCAACCCGCCCACCTCCCAGCTCCTGGCCAAGCAGGTGCCAGTCAGCGGTTATCTGGCCTCGGCAGCTGGCCCTTCAGAGCCAGTGACCCTGGCATCGGCCGGAGTCTCGCCGCAGGGGGCTGGCCTGGTCATCCAGAAGAACCTCTCTGCCGCTGTGGCCACCACGCTCAACGGGAACTCGGTGTTCGGAGGGGCGGGAGCCGCCACGGCCGCGGCCAGCGGGGCGCCCTCGGGACAGCCACTGGCGGTGGCCCCGGGCCTCGGCACGTCGCCACTGGTTCCGGCGCCCAACGTGATCCTGCACCGCACGCCCACGCCCATCCAGCCCAAGCCTGCCGGCGTGCTGCCCCCCAAGCTCTACCAGCTGACACCCAAGCCGTTCGGCCCCGCGGGCGCCACGCTCACCATCCAGGGCGAGGCAGGGGGCCTCCCGCAGCAGCCCAAGGCCCCCCAGAACCTGACTTTCATGGCGGCGGGCAAGGCCGGCCAGAACGTGGTGCTGTCGGGCTTCCCGGCGCCCGCCCTGCAGGCGAACGTCTTCAAGCAGCCGCCCGCCACCACCACGGGTGCGGCCCCGCCGCAGCCCCCCGGGGCCCCGAGCAAGCCCGTGAGCGTGCACCTCCTGAACCAAGGCGGCAGCATTGTCATTCCCGCCCAGCACGTGCTGCCGGGCCAGAACCAGTTTTTGCTGCCCGGCACGTCGGCAGTCCAGCTCCCCCAGCCGCTCTCGGCCCTGCCGGCCAACGTGGGCGGGCAGATCCTGGCGGCCGCGGCCCCGCATGCGGGCGGACAGCTCATTGCCAACCCCATCCTCACCAACCAGAACCTGGCGGGCCCGCTGAGCCTGGGCCCCGTGCTGGCCCCCCACTCCGGGGCCCACAGCGCAGCCCACATCCTCTCGGCCGCCCCCATCCAGGTGGGCCAGCCAGCGCTCTTCCAGATGCCCGTGTCGCTGGCCGCGGGCAGCCTGCCCACACAGAGCCAGCCGGCACCCACCGGCCCCGCCGCCACTACCGTCCTCCAGGGGGTCACTCTGCCCCCCAGCGCCGTGGCTATGCTCAACGCCCCCGACGGtctggtgcagcccgccaccccagccgccgccgccggggaGGCCGCGCCTGTCCTTGCGGTGCAGACGGCGCCCCAGGCGTCCCCCGCGGTCAGCACGCCGCTGCCTCTGGGCCTCCAGCAGCCGCAGGCACAGCAACAGCAGCAGTCCGCACAGGGCCCCGCCCCGCAGGCCGCCCCAGCTCAGGCCTccaccccccagcccagcccaggcctggcgTCCAGCCCGGAGAAGATTGTCCTGGGGCAGCCGCCCTCTGCCGCCGCCACGGCCATCCTCACTCAGGACTCCCTGCAGATGTTCCTGCCCCAG atCCCAGCAGCGGCTCCGCTGAAGGGCCCAGGCCCCTCCTCATCCCCATCACTACCTCACCAGGCCCCTCTGGGAGACAGCCCTCAcctgccctccccacaccctccACGGCCCCCTTCCCGCCCGCCCTCCCGACCCCACTCTCGCCCACCTTCACAGCCCCAGAGCTTGTCCCGCCCACCCTCAGAGCCCGCCCTGCACCCTTGCCCTCCGCCCCAGGCCCCCCCCACTCTGCCTAGCATCTTTGTCATCCAGAACCAGCTGGGCGTGCCCCCACCTGCGAGCACGCCGGCCCCCACTGCCCCAGGCCCACCGCAGCCCCCTCTGCGACCCCCGTCCCAGCCCTTGGAGGGGCCGCTGGCCCCAGCCTCCACCTCCTCTGTCGTGGCCTCCTCCTCCGAGACGTCCTCCAGGCTGCCAGCCCCCACGCCGCCTGACTTCCAGCTCCAGTTCCCCCCTGGCCAGGGGCCCCACAAGTCCCCCACGCCCCCTCCGACCCTCCACCTGGTCCCCGAGCCCGCAGCGCCCCCCCCACCGCCTCCTCGGACCTTCCAGATGGTGGCCACCCCCTTCCCGGCGCTGCCCCAGCCGAAGGCTCTTCTCGAGAGATTTCACCAG GTGCCGTCCGGAATCATTCTCCAGAGCAAGGCTGTGGGTGCCCCCGCCGCCCCACAGACCTCCGCCAGCCTGGGGCCCCTCGGCAGCCCCACCGCCTCCGGGCTGGTCAGCGGGCAGGCCCCATCTGGGACCTCCACCGCCCCCAGCCATGCCCCGGCCCCGGCGCCCGTGGCCACTGCAG gcctccctcctcTGCTTCCCGCCGAGAGCAAAGCCTTTGCCAGCAACCTCCCGACCCTGACTGTGGCCAAGGCCGCTGCATCtgggccagggaagtcctctgggcTGCAG taTGAAAGCAAGTTGAGCAGCCTGAAGAAACCACCTATCCTTCAGCCCAGCAAAGAAGCCTG cttccTGGAGCATTTGCACAAACATCAGGGCTCCGTCCTGCACCCTGACTACAAGACGGCCTTCCCCTCCTTTGAGGACGCCCTGCATCGCCTCCTGCCCTACCACGTCTACCAgggtgccctcccctcccccaacgaCTACCACAAAG TGGACGAGGAGTTTGAGACGGTCTCCACGCAGCTGCTGAAACGCACCCAGgccatgctcaataaataccgcCTCCTGCTCTTGGAGGAGTCCCGG AGGGTGAGCCCCTCAGCGGAGATGGTAATGATCGACCGAATGTTCATTCAGGAGGAGAAGACCACGCTGGCCTTGGACAAGCAGCTGGCCAAGGAGAAGCCTG ATGAGTATGTGTCTTCCTCGCGTTCCCTCGGGCTCCCCATCGCCGCCTCTTCCGAGGGACACCGGCTCCCCAGCCACGGCCCATCACCGTCCTCGGCGTCTGGGGCCCCGACCCAACCCCCTCTGCACCTGCCCACCAAGCTGGTGATCCGGCACGGTGGGGCGGGCGGCTCCCCTTCCGTGAGCTGGGCCCGGgcgtcctcctcctccctgtcctCCGCTGCCTCCTCCCTGGACGCCGACGAGGACGGCCCGATGCCCTCCCGCAACCGCCCGCCCATCAAGACCTATGAGGCCAGGAGCCGCATCGGCCTCAAGCTCAAGATCAAACAGGAAGCCGGACTCAGCAAGGTCGTGCACAACACAGCCCTGGACCCGGTGCACCAGACCCCGCCGCCACCCCCCGCCGCCCTCAAGGCGGCCgagcccccgccccggcccccgccgccgccgccccccgccACCGGCCAGATGAACGGCACAGTGGACCACCCGCCGCCGCCGGCCGCCGCCGACCGcaagccgccgccgccggccccccaCTGCCCTCGCCTGCCCCTCCGCAAGACCTACCGCGAGAACGTGGAGGCCCCGGGCAGCGGGGCGGCCGAGGGGGCGGCGGCGGGCAGAGCCCGGAGTGGCAGCCCGGCCCCGCTGCCCACCAAAGTGGACGAGGCCACCAGCGGGCTCATCCGCGAGCTGGCGGCGGTGGAGGACGAGCTGTACCAGCGCATGCTGAAGGGCGCCCCGGCCGACCCCGCGGCCGGCGCCGGGCAGGGCAGCGGCAGCCGGGAGCCCGGCTGGGAGGCGCCCCCGCTGCCCCCGGCCAAGCGGCGCAAGTCCGAGTCGCCCGACGTGGACCAGGCCAGCTTCTCCAGCGACAGCCCGCAGGACGACACGCTCACGGAACACCTCCAGAGCGCCATCGACAGCATCCTGAACCTCCAACAGGCCCCCGGCCGGACGCCCGCACCCCCGTACCCACACGCCGCCCCGGCGGCGGTCACGTCTGCCTCCCCGACGCCCCTGCACAGGCCGGAGGCCTACCCGCCCTCCAGTCACAACGGTGGCCTCGGCGCCAGGACGTTGAACAGATAA